Part of the Kamptonema formosum PCC 6407 genome, GGTTACGTTCTAGTTCCCGTATTGGTAAATTTAATAATTGGCACTGCTCTTTATCTGGGCTTACTGTTTCCTAGTTTGCAAGGAATAGATGCTCTGGTTGCTGATTTATCAGTCAAATTTAATGCTCTGATTGCGGGTTTACCTGCTTGGTTGAGCTATTTAAGCGTTTTAACTTCTGTATTAGGTTGGCTATTACGAGTCCTTCTCGTTGCGGGATTATTGCTAGTAATTGGCTTTTTATTGGTGCAATTTGGGGTGATTTTAGGTGCGCCTTGGTACGGCCAATTGTCGGAGCAGTTAGAACTTTTGAGAATTGGTAATTTACCTCCAGCAGATACAAGTTTGCTCGGTATTTTTGGCGAAATCAAAAGAGCAGTCGGGTTTGAATTAAGAAAATTGCAACTTCTGATTAGCGTGGCCTTGCCATTATTACTATTAAATTTTGTGCCAGGAATAGGATCTATTGCTGCAACTGTCGGAGGTATTGCCTTGGGAGCAACCCTAGTTTGTTTGGATTTCCTGAGCGCACCTTTAGACAGGCGACGGCTTAATTTTCAAGATAAGTTAGCAGTAGTTCGCGCTAGTTTGCCTGGAAGTGCAACTTTTGGTTTAGTTTGCTTTGGTTTGGTAAGCATTCCGCTGTTGAATTTGCTGGCAATTCCCTTATGCTTAGTAGCAGGAACGCTATTTTTCTGCGATCGCATTTGGCCGGTTCGCTTTGCTGATGCAGAGAGAAGCAGCGAGTCAAAATCAACGGATTCTTTAATAGAATAGAGCGGTTGTGGGGACAGATTTCATATATTTACAGGTAAACTGAAGTAGATTATTGGGAAGGTGAGGATTAATTTATGGAACTAGAAGGCAATGTGAAACAGCAATTTGACCGCGCCGCTGCCGCTTATGGCACGTCGCCAATCTTTGCTAAGGGACACGATTTAGCGCTGATGGTGAAAACGGCATCGCCAACAGCAGATACGATCTTATTAGATGTTGCTTGTGCAGCGGGTCATACAGCTTTTGCCTTTTCGCCAAAGATTCGGGAGGCGATCGCGATCGACTTAAGTCCGGGAATGTTGGCAGAGGCGAAACAACAAGCAGCAGCGCGAAAGATTACAAATATTCAGTTTCAAGAAGCTAGCGCGGCCGAATTGCCTTTTAGCGATCGCCACTTCGATCTCGTCACCTGTCGCTACGCAGCTCATCACTTCCCCAGTTTACCACCCATTTTAGCTGAAATCCTCCGCGTTCTCAAACCCGGAGGTCAATTGCTAGTAGTAGATGCGATTTCTCCCGAAGAAAAACCCCTAGCAGAGTTCATTAACCAAGTAGAATTACTACGAGATCCTTCTCACAATCGCTATTGGATGCTGTCTGAATGGCAAGCGGCGGGAGAAAGTATTGGCATTCCTTTCACAATAATTTCTCAGTGGAATTTGCTAATTGATTTTGCCGACTGGACAGCGCGACAACAAACACCAATGGCAGCGGTTTCTGAATTAGAAACCCTTTTTGATAGTGCTTCCACCGCCGCGCGATCGGCTTTTTCTATTGTTAACTCGCCTGTGCGATCGTTTCATCTACCTTCAGTTTTATTGCAAGCAACGAAATCAATTTCTTCTCTCTGAAAATCGATTATTCTTGATTATTTTGACAATAACCTTGACTCTCAATCAAAGTTATGCTACTATTTAATATAATTGTCGGTTCTGATGGGGAGCAGCCATCAGACGTAAGGGGGAAAGTCCAGTGTAAATCTGGCGCTGTCCCGCAACTGTAATGAGAGTTTCTTATTCTCTGAGTCAGGATGCCCGCCGATAGTTTTCGATGTTGCCCAAATATCTGCGAGGTACAGATTATGTCTAAAAGCTTTTTGCGATTCCAAGTCGAGAATATCGTCTCAAGTCACAATAGCAAGCAGGTTGTGGCGGTATTGCCTAGTTGCTGTTAGTAGCCTCATCTCTCCCCATGTGCCCCTAGTTAGCTTTGCAATGCTAGCAGGTGTGAAACTGAGCCGCAGCCAAGCGGTTATTTCAGTCCTGTCGATATAGTTGGTTAACCAATTTTTACGATTCACAATTCAGTAGTATTTTCTGAGCCTAATTGCCGTGATATGGGGGTAATCGATGACGATTGCTCTATTTAATCTGCACGCCATCTTATTTAATCAGTTAACAGCTAATAGTTAATAGTTAACTGTTAACTGTTAACAGATGGCCTCAAAGTTGTTCACAAAAGAGCTTTATTGAATGGAAACCACAATTAAAAAATCTGACTTTGTTCTGACTCCCTATATGAGGAGTAACGACTTATGGGCGACTTATCAAATCCTCAACACGCTTGTCCCTTATCTTCTTTTATGGTTTTTAGCAGTAAAAGCAGTTGCGATTTCCTTTTGGTTGCTACCGCCGATAGTGCTTCTAATTGTACTTTTATCCGTGCGTTGTTTTTCTTTAATGCACGATTGCGGACACTATTCGCTCTTTAGTTCAAAAAGAGTTAATCGAGTCGTAGGTTTTATCCTGGGTGTCATCAACGCCATCCCTCAATACCCCTGGTCAAGAGATCATGCCTACCATCACAAAACCAATGGTGATTGGGAGCGATATCGCGGTATTGCCGACTTTCTTTCTACCGAGGAATTTTCAAAACTCAATTCATTTGACCAAAGGCTTTATGAATTACTACGACATCCATTAATGGCTTTTCCCGGCGGTTTTTTCTATCTCGCGATCAAGCCAAGAATTGCCCTGATCGCAGGAACTTATGATTTTATTCGCGATCTATTTACTCGATTGAAAACATCTCCCGGCATGAGTTTATCAGAAATTATCTCTGCTCATAAGTCCAAACATTGGTACACGGTGGCAGAATTTTGGGATCTGCTGTTTAACAACATTTGCGTTATTGGTGGCTTAATTATCTTTAGCTATCTCTTGGGGCCGGGATTCTTCTTAACCATGTACTCAATTATCTTGACTTTTTCTGCTGCAATCTTCATCTGGGTCTTTTTTGTACAGCACAATTTTGATGGCTGCTACGCCCACAAAACAGCAGACTGGAGCTACATTAGGGGAGCAATCGAGGGCAGCACTTACCTAGAGTTACCGACAATTCTCAAGTGGTTTACCGCAGATATTGGCTACCACAACATTCATCATCTTTCTGAAAGAATCCCTAATTATAATCTCGAAGCTTGTCATAATGAAAATATTCACTTGCTATCGAAAGTAAAAAAGCTGCGGATCGGCGATATGCTGGAATGTTCCAAGTTTATTCTCTGGGATGCTGACTCTAATCGCCTGGTATCGATCGCATCATTTCGTCAAGCGTCCCAATCAATGGCTCTAGGTACATAACCAAGTTTCCTAGACAAAATGGAAAAAGTTATTGTCAAAAATGTTGAGGTTAAATCGGGATGAATTTATTGTTTGCTACACTGGGAATTCTGCTGACACTCCTAATAGTAGGAATTGCACTCTATCTACTCACCGCTCGTCGTTATCAATCATCTGATTCTGTTGCCAATTCCTATGACGAGTGGACGGAAGACGGCATTTTAGAGTTTTATTGGGGCGAACATATTCACTTAGGTTATTATGGTTCGCCACCACAACAAAAGGATTTTTTAGCGGCTAAATCTGACTTCATCCATGAAATGGTGCGTTGGGGCGGTTTAGATCGATTATCTCCCGGCACTACCGTTTTAGATGTCGGTTGCGGAATTGGCGGTAGCAGCCGCATTCTGGCCCAGGATTACGGGTTTGCAGTCACCGGGATTACCATCAGTCCTCAACAAGTCAAACGTGCTCAGGAACTCACGCCAGCAGGTCTGAATGTCCAGTTTCAGGTAGATGATGCGATGGGATTGTCATTCCCAGATGGGAGTTTTGATGTAGTTTGGTCGATCGAAGCAGGCCCGCATATGCCCGATAAAGCTATTTTCGCCAGAGAGTTGATGCGCGTACTCAAGCCCGGTGGGATAATGGTTCTGGCTGATTGGAATCAGCGGGACGATCGCCAGCAACCGCTGAATTTTTGGGAGAAACCTGTGATGCAGCAGTTACTCGATCAATGGTCGCATCCTGCTTTTTCCAGTATTGAAGGCTTTTCTGAACTTTTAGAGGCGACGGGATTTGTTGAGGGAGAGGTGAAAACCGCAGATTGGACGGAACAAACTCTACCTTCTTGGCTAGATACGATTTGGCAGGGAATTATTCGTCCGCAAGGGTGGATGAAATATGGAGTTTCTGGCTTTATTAAGTCTGTGCGAGAAGTGCCTACGATTCTGTTGATGCGGTTGTCATTTGGTGCGGGTCTTTGTCGCTTTGGGATGTTTCGCGCGATCCGGGCTAATGTAGTAACGCGATCTATAGAGGTGGAAGCAGCAAAAATTCTGCGGGAGGAAGCCAATGCGAATGCAAAATGACCTTTGGCAAGGATATTTTGGCTATTGGCAGAACCGCTTCATTCACCATAATATTTTGATTCTGGGATACACGGCCTGGATTGGTTATGTAAATGAAGGACGTGGGCTGGTAGTTTGCGATGTTGTGGATGTAGTTCCTCCGTTCATTGATTGGACTATTGATATTGTTAACTTCAATCGGACATTTATTCCTCAAGGGCAGGTAGGGCGGTATCTGCAAGGTCTGGAACTGGAGGAAGAGGCTGTTAGTGGATTACTAGGGGCGATCGCGACCTATGACCCCACTCAGGCGATGGTAATTTTGGTTATTGGTAACGGTGCGATCGATATCAACTTGTTGCAAAACTTGGCGATTTCCCCTGCTGAATGTTATAAACAGGTGCAGCAACGTTGGGGGGAATTTCAGTCTGATTTAACCACCCACAGGAGATGACGATGAACAAAGCTTCTAGGGACAAGATTTATGAGACTGAGAGTTGCAGATAAATCTATAAATTTACCAAAGTTGATAGTAGTTAGTTGTAGTGCGATTGCCCTAGCGTTATGTGCAAATGGACTGGGAGTATTAGCAGCAGAGACGCAATTTGGAAACAGAACATTTGCTGATTGGTGTCGCGATCGGACTTCTTTAAGTCCTGAAGCTAAACATACTGTTGAAGTGCTGTTGGAGAAAGCTGAGACTACTGAGTGTGAGGCGGCTAATCAGACACTTTCTAGTCTCACGGCACTATACCTCTATAACAATCAAATCAGCGATCTTAAACCATTGCAATCTTTGACTAACCTAACTTGGCTCGA contains:
- a CDS encoding EI24 domain-containing protein — encoded protein: MAHQQGSNSTNALIRTPIGILAGASYPFRALGFLLQTPRLWGYVLVPVLVNLIIGTALYLGLLFPSLQGIDALVADLSVKFNALIAGLPAWLSYLSVLTSVLGWLLRVLLVAGLLLVIGFLLVQFGVILGAPWYGQLSEQLELLRIGNLPPADTSLLGIFGEIKRAVGFELRKLQLLISVALPLLLLNFVPGIGSIAATVGGIALGATLVCLDFLSAPLDRRRLNFQDKLAVVRASLPGSATFGLVCFGLVSIPLLNLLAIPLCLVAGTLFFCDRIWPVRFADAERSSESKSTDSLIE
- a CDS encoding class I SAM-dependent methyltransferase, yielding MELEGNVKQQFDRAAAAYGTSPIFAKGHDLALMVKTASPTADTILLDVACAAGHTAFAFSPKIREAIAIDLSPGMLAEAKQQAAARKITNIQFQEASAAELPFSDRHFDLVTCRYAAHHFPSLPPILAEILRVLKPGGQLLVVDAISPEEKPLAEFINQVELLRDPSHNRYWMLSEWQAAGESIGIPFTIISQWNLLIDFADWTARQQTPMAAVSELETLFDSASTAARSAFSIVNSPVRSFHLPSVLLQATKSISSL
- a CDS encoding fatty acid desaturase — protein: METTIKKSDFVLTPYMRSNDLWATYQILNTLVPYLLLWFLAVKAVAISFWLLPPIVLLIVLLSVRCFSLMHDCGHYSLFSSKRVNRVVGFILGVINAIPQYPWSRDHAYHHKTNGDWERYRGIADFLSTEEFSKLNSFDQRLYELLRHPLMAFPGGFFYLAIKPRIALIAGTYDFIRDLFTRLKTSPGMSLSEIISAHKSKHWYTVAEFWDLLFNNICVIGGLIIFSYLLGPGFFLTMYSIILTFSAAIFIWVFFVQHNFDGCYAHKTADWSYIRGAIEGSTYLELPTILKWFTADIGYHNIHHLSERIPNYNLEACHNENIHLLSKVKKLRIGDMLECSKFILWDADSNRLVSIASFRQASQSMALGT
- a CDS encoding methyltransferase domain-containing protein; the encoded protein is MNLLFATLGILLTLLIVGIALYLLTARRYQSSDSVANSYDEWTEDGILEFYWGEHIHLGYYGSPPQQKDFLAAKSDFIHEMVRWGGLDRLSPGTTVLDVGCGIGGSSRILAQDYGFAVTGITISPQQVKRAQELTPAGLNVQFQVDDAMGLSFPDGSFDVVWSIEAGPHMPDKAIFARELMRVLKPGGIMVLADWNQRDDRQQPLNFWEKPVMQQLLDQWSHPAFSSIEGFSELLEATGFVEGEVKTADWTEQTLPSWLDTIWQGIIRPQGWMKYGVSGFIKSVREVPTILLMRLSFGAGLCRFGMFRAIRANVVTRSIEVEAAKILREEANANAK